From the genome of Panulirus ornatus isolate Po-2019 chromosome 19, ASM3632096v1, whole genome shotgun sequence, one region includes:
- the LOC139755379 gene encoding WD repeat-containing protein 18 — translation MTSKLEPLVDAVIVSSLNASAECIQVYDIATGALLKSYRGIPAAPSTMCLIGLGAYLITAQKDKPFLQVWAIHRNEALQIRLVVPGKVNAMAVSPTGPKYCVIGVSEKMYIYKLLSGCLIGVVSRHYQPITRLVFTPCGNYFASGGEDGFVYLWRLASFHDALHKCDSSQVQPHFIFGQHSGKVTDLAMTSLGMRGFLISSSLDRTARVFDLITGRTMYTLVTIGSVTSVACNGLGSQVFLGHRNGTVNIVNLLPAPSVGDVPVSSKGVTCHEKSVQCLAVTVSGNHLITGGDDGEVKIWSVVNRVLGIRRNTMSHDPNLALQRIVHTGFGPITNLTVLHIEREVLTATEIDIKEVIAPLSQDHSSPLSAPVTVPIRGRGNQGLEQLELLNSAPELRVVKSSEGPSRFKYNLISNVTQLKAANSQLFQVAVRHIIGEK, via the exons ATGACGTCTAAATTGGAACCATTGGTGGATGCTGTAATAGTATCGTCCCTAAATGCTAGTGCTGAATGTATCCAG GTTTATGATATTGCCACCGGAGCCTTACTGAAGAGTTACCGGGGGATCCCTGCAGCTCCATCCACTATGTGTTTGATTG GGCTTGGAGCATATCTGATAACAGCTCAGAAGGACAAACCTTTCCTGCAGGTATGGGCTATTCACCGTAATGAGGCTTTACAGATAAGACTTGTTGTTCCGGGAAAAGTCAATGCCATGGCAGTCAGCCCCACAGGGCCAAAATACTGTGTCATTG gAGTAAgtgaaaaaatgtacatatacaaaTTATTATCTGGTTGCTTGATTGGTGTTGTCAGTCGCCACTATCAGCCAATCACTCGTCTGGTGTTCACACCGTGTGGCAACTATTTTGCTTCTGGTGGAGAGGATGGTTTTGTTTATCTCTGGCGCTTGGCCAGTTTTCATGACGCCTTACATAAGTGTGATTCTTCACAAGTGCAGCCTCATTTTATCTTTGGTCAACATTCTGGCAAG GTGACAGATTTGGCTATGACATCATTAGGAATGAGAGGATTCCTGATATCATCATCTTTGGATCGTACTGCTCGAGTTTTTGACCTAATAACTGGGCGTACCATGTACACCCTGGTCACTATTGGTAGTGTGACCAGTGTGGCATGTAATGGTTTAGGATCACAAGTGTTCCTGGGTCACCGTAATGGTACTGTTAACATTGTAAACCTTCTTCCTGCTCCTTCTGTTGGGGATGTTCCA GTGAGTAGCAAGGGAGTGACGTGCCACGAAAAATCTGTGCAATGTCTAGCTGTTACAGTCTCTGGTAACCACTTGATCACTGGGGGAGATGATGGTGAAGTCAAAATCTGGTCAGTTGTTAATAGAGTCCTAGGGATTAGGAGAAACACCATGTCTCATGACCCTAACTTGGCTCTGCAAAGGATTGTGCACACCGGATTTGGCCCAATCACCAACCTGACAGTGTTGCACATAGAAAGAGAG GTACTAACAGCAACAGAAATTGACATAAAGGAAGTCATTGCGCCCTTGAGTCAAGATCACTCTTCCCCACTTTCTGCCCCCGTTACTGTTCCTATTCGAGGACGGGGAAATCAGGGCCTAGAGCAATTAGAACTGCTGAATTCTGCTCCTGAATTAAG AGTTGTAAAAAGCTCAGAAGGACCATCGAGGTTTAAATACAATCTTATAAGTAACGTCACACAGCTCAAAGCAGCGAACTCACAGCTCTTCCAGGTGGCCGTCAGGCATATCATTGGTGAAAAGTAG